A single window of Salvia splendens isolate huo1 chromosome 8, SspV2, whole genome shotgun sequence DNA harbors:
- the LOC121744122 gene encoding protein SENSITIVE TO PROTON RHIZOTOXICITY 2-like, which yields MMTDPCYPNGPQNVPPIYGASQQGMNPNSLSSPSTNQTSFLYDLSLLKDKVHEMQSLSSIFTHHPESTPIVASTMGTLIQEIIVTASSMMFACQQMSAPSPATAFEVDHKTTTATETLFVNPHGDDSWYGDVAMGRNGDYTTIELPVKTEGEAAEGERSYELIEVEAADLVAKYTHYCKVCGKGFKRDANLRMHMRAHGDEYKSSAALSNPAKNKGEETGMGTRKYSCPQEGCRWNKRHARFQPLKSMICVKNHYKRSHCPKMYVCKRCNAKYFSVLSDLRTHEKHCGDLKWLCSCGTTFSRKDKLIGHVSLFLGHTPATALT from the exons ATGATGACCGATCCTTGTTACCCTAATGGCCCTCAAAATGTCCCACCAATATATGGAGCTTCTCAACAAGGAATGAACCCCAATTCTTTATCATCTCCATCTACAAATCAAACCTCCTTTCTCTACGATCTCTCCCTTCTCAAAGACAAAGTCCATGAGATGCAATCCCTATCCTCCATCTTCACCCACCACCCCGAGTCAACCCCAATCGTTGCATCAACAATGGGCACCTTAATCCAAGAAATCATCGTCACCGCCTCTTCCATGATGTTCGCCTGCCAGCAGATGTCCGCACCTTCTCCGGCAACCGCCTTCGAGGTGGACCACAAGACTACCACCGCAACGGAAACACTCTTCGTCAATCCACACGGTGACGATAGTTG GTATGGCGATGTCGCTATGGGCAGAAATGGCGATTACACCACCATTGAATTGCCGGTGAAAACGGAAGGAGAGGCGGCGGAGGGGGAGAGGAGTTATGAGCTGATCGAGGTGGAGGCGGCGGATTTGGTGGCGAAGTACACGCACTACTGCAAGGTGTGCGGCAAAGGGTTCAAACGCGACGCCAACCTGCGGATGCACATGCGCGCGCACGGGGACGAGTACAAGTCGAGCGCGGCGCTGAGCAACCCGGCGAAGAATAAGGGGGAGGAGACGGGGATGGGGACGAGGAAGTACTCGTGCCCGCAGGAAGGGTGCAGGTGGAACAAGAGGCACGCGAGGTTCCAGCCGCTGAAGTCGATGATATGCGTTAAGAATCACTACAAGAGGAGTCATTGCCCCAAGATGTACGTCTGCAAGAGATGCAACGCTAAGTATTTCTCGGTGCTCTCCGATTTGAGGACGCATGAGAAGCACTGTGGCGACCTCAAGTGGCTTTGCTCCTGCGGCACCACCTTCTCGCGAAAGGATAAGCTCATCGGCCATGTTTCCTTGTTTCTCGGCCACACTCCCGCCACCGCCCTCACTTAA
- the LOC121743428 gene encoding cyclin-dependent kinases regulatory subunit 1-like, translating into MGQIQYSDKYNDDIYEYRHVVLPTEVAKLLPKNRLLTENEWRAIGVQQSRGWVHYAIHRPEPHIMLFRRALNYQQQQN; encoded by the exons ATGGGTCAGATTCAGTACTCCGACAAGTATAACGATGATATCTATGAATACAG GCATGTCGTTCTTCCAACGGAGGTTGCCAAATTGCTCCCCAAAAATCGCCTACTCACGGAA AATGAGTGGCGCGCCATTGGAGTTCAGCAGAGCCGAGGGTGGGTTCACTATGCTATTCATCGCCCAGAGCCACACATAATGCTATTCAGGAGGGCACTCAACTACCAGCAGCAGCAGAATTAG